A portion of the Glandiceps talaboti chromosome 13, keGlaTala1.1, whole genome shotgun sequence genome contains these proteins:
- the LOC144444359 gene encoding zinc finger protein 512-like: protein MSLTEGTTFSSDHLSIQALYTKPARPVVTPAMTAEWRDILKSEGELKCRNEGCDVSYINVGSMKFHYAMCPKNGIVLENYKCLVCSKEYKSETSMKFHVQSAHQVEVISKQESDSEDDYSDCSESSIDTPDEG, encoded by the exons ATGAGTTTGACAGAAGGAACAACCTTTAGCAGTGATCATCTCTCCATTCAA gCGTTATACACCAAACCAGCTAGACCTGTTGTGACCCCTGCTATGACAGCAGAGTGGAGAGATATTCTAAAGAGTGAAGGAGAATTGAAGTGTCGTAATGAAGGCTGTGATGTATCCTATATTAACGTAGGAAGTATGAAATTCCACTATGCCATGTGTCCGAAG AATGGTATAGTACTAGAGAACTATAAATGTCTGGTGTGCAGTAAGGAATACAAGAGTGAAACCTCTATGAAATTCCATGTCCAGTCTGCCCATCAAGTG GAAGTGATATCAAAGCAAGAGAGTGACTCTGAAGATGATTACAGTGATTGTTCAGAAAGTTCTATAGACACACCAGATGAAGGTTAG